In the genome of Candidatus Methylacidithermus pantelleriae, the window CTACAACCCTCGAGAAAAACGTGCGGCTGGCTGTTGCTCCGGTAGGATTATTGGGGTAATTGAGCAGAAAAACTTTAGCCCGGGTAAGAATCTCTTCGGGGATGGTTTCAAGATCGGGTAGAAAATGGTTCTCCTCTGTAAGGAACAAGGGATACAGCACTCCTCCGCAGTACTCGGCGTGGGTCCCGAAGACGGGGTAGCCTGGAACAGTGACCAGGACAAGATCACCCGGATCCACTAGCGCCAGTGCCAAGATCGGCAAAGCACTTTTCGTCCCGATCGAGTGGAGGATGTGGAGGTGGGGATCGACTGTGACTCCGTAGACCTTCTGCAAATAGCGGGCCGCAGCTTCTTTGAGCCGGGAACCGCCCAGGTCAGCATACCGCTGGTTTTCGGGTTTGGTCGCTTCTTGACAGAGAACCTCAATGGCTTCTTGAGGAGGCATCCCGTCTGGTTCACCGATCCCAAAGTCGAGAAGCTTTTTTGTGGGATCCTTTTCGATTGCTTGGCGCTTGGCTTGCTTAATCCGGGCAAACTTGTACCCACCGGTTCCTTCGCCGAACCGCGCGCCACCAATACGCTGGGAAAAGAGAATTTTCTTGGTTGGATTCATTCTTTTCGGAAAGTGAGCCATTCGTTTCTTGTATCTTGGCAAATCTCAGGGGTTTTGCGAACCAAAGATTGGAGAAAGGTAGAATCGTCCCAAAAGGAAATCCTGTGAAGTTCGGTCGCGGGCATGAGGGAAATTTCGAAAAATCGTGGGGGATTGCCAAGGGAGGCTTACAGGTTTGCCTGTATTGAGGGGTCCGGCGGGTCTGTCTATTCCGTTGAAACCGGTTCGGAACGGTTTTCCAGCGCCGCTCGAAGGGTGTGCCATGGAAGGGTCGCGCATTTGATTCGCGCAGGAAAGTGACGTACCCCCTGGAGTGTCCAAAGGTCTCCTTCTAACACATCGCGGGGCAACCCGCTATCGTCGGGAGAAGTCAAAAACTTTTGGAACCGTTCCAATAACTGTAGCACTTCCGCTACCGTCTTTCCTTGGACGGTTTCGGTCATTACCGAAGCGGAGGCAAACGATATCGCACAACCTTCCCCACGGAATCGGATTTGTTGGATGCGATTCCCTTCCATCCGCAATCCCACTTCGATGCGGTCTCCGCACAGGGGATTGTATCCAAGGGCTCGGTGACTTGCCTCCGGCAGCTCCCCAAAGTTTCGCGGGTTGCGACAATGTTCGAAAAGGATCTCTTGATACAGTTCTTCGAGCTCATCCATGGCCGAAGATCTCCCACACTTTTTTAAGCCCCAGCACCAGTTGATCGACTTCTTGAAAGGTGTTGTAGAGGGCAAAAGAGGCTCGAACCGTACCGGAAAAACCCAACCGGTTCATCAGTGGCATCGCACAGTGGTGCCCG includes:
- the sufU gene encoding Fe-S cluster assembly sulfur transfer protein SufU, producing MDELEELYQEILFEHCRNPRNFGELPEASHRALGYNPLCGDRIEVGLRMEGNRIQQIRFRGEGCAISFASASVMTETVQGKTVAEVLQLLERFQKFLTSPDDSGLPRDVLEGDLWTLQGVRHFPARIKCATLPWHTLRAALENRSEPVSTE